The Chryseobacterium nakagawai genome has a segment encoding these proteins:
- a CDS encoding DUF3060 domain-containing protein: protein MKSIKTAGILAILLLGTGTAFSQSRKTESTKGVEQSNGKTIQVDGVGHTLNYTLNGGNVEVSGGDNTVTVKGSARKVSVSGTGNKIYIDKVDNVTIEGGNNTVYYRSSGTKSGKPNAALTGVGNKVSKQ from the coding sequence ATGAAAAGTATTAAAACAGCAGGTATTCTAGCGATTCTGTTACTCGGAACAGGCACTGCATTTTCTCAATCCAGAAAAACGGAATCTACAAAAGGTGTAGAACAGTCTAATGGTAAAACAATACAGGTAGACGGTGTAGGCCATACTCTTAATTATACCTTAAATGGGGGAAATGTTGAGGTTTCAGGAGGCGATAATACGGTAACCGTTAAAGGAAGTGCAAGAAAAGTTTCGGTCTCAGGAACCGGTAACAAAATATACATTGATAAAGTGGATAACGTTACTATAGAAGGTGGTAATAATACAGTTTACTATAGAAGTTCAGGAACAAAATCAGGAAAACCTAATGCCGCTCTTACCGGAGTAGGAAATAAGGTTTCAAAACAATAA
- a CDS encoding barstar family protein produces MFGFELDQGENSKIISFIDEVKNIEGTHSIAYKKVKLLNVNDMDAFKSAIESSSKAYDNHGFISVLDEQKNIVARTFISNIKIIKSKHNNITFVGHVWQHPKGFQRALDKKINKEITEKNIWKTFKKDELQGWLVCALNSNNIDKPKTNITIQIDGNEFHNLDGFLCTLGEEIHGPGGYFGRNLVALYDCLGGNFGVESVSELIWINHQKSKKLLKSKFKEILEIFEDYNVKISLN; encoded by the coding sequence ATGTTTGGATTTGAATTAGATCAGGGTGAAAATTCTAAAATCATTAGCTTTATAGATGAGGTAAAAAATATTGAAGGAACTCATAGCATTGCTTATAAAAAGGTAAAACTTCTCAATGTTAATGATATGGATGCCTTTAAATCTGCTATAGAAAGCTCTTCAAAAGCGTATGACAACCATGGTTTCATATCTGTATTGGATGAACAAAAAAATATTGTAGCACGTACTTTCATAAGTAATATCAAGATCATCAAATCCAAACATAATAATATCACTTTTGTGGGTCATGTATGGCAGCATCCTAAAGGCTTTCAAAGAGCTTTGGATAAGAAAATCAATAAAGAAATCACTGAAAAAAATATTTGGAAGACTTTCAAAAAAGATGAACTACAAGGATGGCTTGTATGTGCTTTAAACTCCAACAATATTGATAAGCCAAAGACAAATATTACCATTCAGATTGATGGAAATGAATTTCATAATCTGGATGGTTTCCTCTGTACTTTGGGAGAGGAAATTCATGGACCTGGAGGATATTTCGGTCGTAATTTAGTTGCATTATATGATTGTCTTGGTGGTAATTTTGGTGTAGAATCCGTCTCAGAATTAATTTGGATAAACCATCAAAAAAGTAAAAAACTACTCAAATCTAAATTCAAAGAAATTCTCGAAATTTTTGAAGATTATAATGTAAAGATTTCACTAAATTAA
- a CDS encoding NifU family protein yields the protein METNITHEDTVTRVMEALESIRPFLNKDGGDIELIDVKDNQVFVKLLGNCSGCSLNFSTLKLGVENTIKQHAPEIEKVINVE from the coding sequence ATGGAAACAAACATAACGCACGAAGATACAGTAACAAGAGTAATGGAAGCTCTGGAAAGCATCAGACCGTTTTTGAATAAAGACGGGGGTGATATTGAGCTTATTGACGTGAAGGATAATCAGGTTTTTGTAAAACTTCTGGGTAACTGTTCCGGATGCTCGTTGAATTTTTCAACCTTAAAATTAGGGGTGGAAAATACAATCAAACAACATGCTCCGGAAATTGAAAAAGTAATAAACGTAGAATAA
- a CDS encoding Mrp/NBP35 family ATP-binding protein, whose translation MLTKEKVQDFLKEIEVDDLVSNFQVMGNDVYIDMTAHSPAMHEKKKLEAAMKQAFASEFGEEIHLKLKIVSPEPSEIQQSQIKGKQIPGIQNIIAIASGKGGVGKSTVSANMAVTLAKMGFKVGLLDADIYGPSVPTMFDTEGAKPISVEVNGKNLMKPVENYEVKMLSIGYFSGANQAVVWRGPMASKALNQMIRDAAWGELDFLLIDLPPGTGDIHLSIIQEVPVTGAVIVSTPQHVALADVRKGIAMFQMESINIPVLGLIENMAYFTPEELPDNKYYIFGNQGAQYLAEDLGIPVLGEIPLIQSIREAGDVGRPAALQEGSKIADIYTETARKMVESLVERNKNLPPTEAVKISTMAGCSPKAK comes from the coding sequence ATGTTGACGAAAGAAAAGGTTCAGGATTTCCTTAAAGAAATAGAAGTAGACGATTTGGTGAGTAATTTTCAAGTTATGGGTAATGATGTTTATATTGACATGACGGCTCATTCACCTGCAATGCACGAAAAGAAAAAGCTGGAGGCTGCCATGAAGCAGGCTTTTGCCAGTGAATTTGGAGAAGAGATTCATTTAAAACTTAAAATCGTTTCTCCGGAACCTAGTGAAATTCAGCAAAGTCAGATCAAAGGAAAACAAATTCCCGGAATTCAGAATATTATCGCTATTGCTTCAGGAAAAGGAGGAGTAGGAAAGTCTACCGTTTCTGCAAATATGGCAGTTACGCTGGCTAAAATGGGCTTTAAAGTAGGTTTATTGGATGCTGATATCTATGGTCCTTCAGTTCCTACGATGTTTGATACGGAAGGAGCAAAGCCAATTTCTGTGGAAGTGAATGGAAAAAACCTGATGAAACCCGTTGAAAATTATGAGGTAAAAATGCTTTCTATAGGATATTTCTCAGGGGCAAACCAGGCTGTAGTATGGAGAGGTCCTATGGCTTCAAAAGCATTGAACCAAATGATCAGAGATGCTGCATGGGGAGAACTGGATTTCTTATTGATTGACCTTCCTCCGGGAACAGGTGACATTCATTTATCCATCATCCAGGAAGTTCCTGTAACAGGAGCAGTGATTGTAAGTACACCTCAGCACGTTGCTTTGGCAGACGTAAGAAAAGGGATTGCGATGTTCCAAATGGAAAGCATCAATATTCCGGTTCTTGGATTAATCGAAAATATGGCGTATTTTACACCGGAAGAACTTCCTGACAATAAATATTATATCTTTGGAAACCAGGGAGCACAATATTTAGCTGAAGATCTTGGAATTCCAGTATTAGGAGAAATTCCTTTGATCCAAAGTATCAGAGAAGCTGGAGATGTAGGAAGACCGGCAGCCCTTCAGGAAGGATCTAAAATTGCAGATATCTATACTGAAACGGCAAGAAAAATGGTAGAAAGCCTTGTAGAGAGAAATAAGAACCTTCCTCCAACTGAGGCTGTGAAGATTTCCACAATGGCAGGTTGCTCGCCAAAAGCAAAATAA
- a CDS encoding TonB-dependent receptor domain-containing protein, whose protein sequence is MKKILLSAIILLPAALFSQTITGKITQTGKAISYVEVIAVKGQKKQTAISDEKGNYSLRLSENGNYTIKLIQDGMEISNTDIAVNGDVKQDFFIEEKKEKQIEGVTLTARKKLIERKADRLVFNVAHSVASQGMDGADALATTPLVKVDENAGVSIAGKSGVAIMINERILNLSSAELVTYLKSLRSENIEKIEVITAPPAKYEAQGNSGLINIVLKKNQNLGWNGSFTTGFQQQTYSGFSNSTTINYQNEKLRSSLKLRQSKYQKHSFENYRITGAEGLKSHDDRIDFGDGLGANLSVDYQLGKKSNIGFIYDYGVGHSNMDIQNTSDYFQNDNYTNTLSTYAEHRGKSTQQTISAYYDVKFGKRDNKLSITGNYFSNLPKTTIDFTTIENSGDQFIVKSPSVVDYKIYSGQADLTLPYEFAKTEAGIKFTNFDNNSSIFYQNLEDGNYVTDVSKSNEFKYNEKNYAAYFSLEKSFNEKWSVKAGLRYEYSVVKGNSLTSGQQSESSYGNFFPTAYVSYKSDENNTFSLNYSKRIDRPGFRAINPYRWYTNINSYFTGNPFLQPSINHNFEFSHVYKGKLSTTLYFQRTLDGFGQLASLSGESRTSTFFNYYNQNSIGATINYSNTFFKRWETNYSADIAYSSMEVFATDALTKKGYSYVFDFQNNISLDKKKNIQLIANYWLRLPSNFGNKYSAFVGNFVAGFKMNLMDKNLQMSVIVSDIFKQARSRGEIYFTTGTHYFNNYYDARRLTVSVTYTFGNKKVKGVRRNVNFDEKDRAN, encoded by the coding sequence ATGAAGAAGATATTACTTTCAGCTATTATTTTGTTACCAGCAGCTCTTTTTTCTCAAACTATTACAGGGAAAATTACACAAACCGGAAAAGCCATTTCTTATGTGGAAGTGATTGCTGTAAAAGGTCAGAAAAAGCAGACTGCCATTTCTGATGAAAAAGGAAATTACTCGCTACGTCTTTCTGAAAATGGGAATTATACTATAAAACTGATTCAGGATGGAATGGAAATTTCCAATACAGATATTGCTGTGAATGGAGACGTAAAACAGGACTTTTTCATTGAAGAAAAAAAAGAAAAGCAAATTGAAGGAGTTACTCTTACAGCCAGAAAAAAACTGATTGAAAGAAAAGCTGACCGATTGGTTTTCAATGTTGCCCATTCTGTTGCCTCTCAGGGAATGGATGGAGCAGATGCGCTAGCTACAACGCCATTAGTGAAAGTTGATGAGAATGCCGGAGTTTCTATTGCCGGGAAAAGTGGTGTTGCTATTATGATTAATGAACGAATTCTGAACTTATCTTCAGCAGAACTTGTGACGTATCTTAAAAGCCTGAGATCAGAAAATATAGAAAAAATTGAAGTGATTACTGCTCCTCCTGCTAAATATGAAGCTCAGGGAAATAGTGGGCTTATTAATATCGTTCTGAAGAAGAATCAGAATCTGGGATGGAACGGAAGTTTTACTACAGGTTTTCAACAACAGACTTATTCAGGCTTTTCAAACAGCACAACGATCAATTATCAGAATGAAAAATTACGTTCCTCTTTGAAATTAAGACAAAGCAAATATCAAAAACATTCTTTTGAAAATTATAGGATAACAGGAGCAGAGGGGCTTAAAAGTCATGATGACAGAATAGACTTTGGGGATGGATTAGGCGCTAATCTAAGTGTTGATTATCAGCTGGGAAAGAAATCAAATATCGGGTTTATCTATGATTATGGAGTTGGGCATTCTAATATGGACATTCAGAATACTTCAGATTATTTTCAGAACGACAATTATACCAATACATTGTCTACTTATGCAGAACATAGAGGAAAATCCACACAGCAGACAATAAGTGCCTATTATGATGTCAAATTTGGAAAACGGGACAATAAACTAAGTATTACGGGGAATTATTTTTCTAATCTACCCAAAACTACCATAGATTTTACTACTATAGAAAATTCCGGAGATCAGTTTATTGTAAAATCGCCATCAGTGGTAGATTATAAAATCTATTCTGGACAAGCGGATCTTACTTTACCTTATGAATTTGCTAAAACAGAAGCTGGAATAAAGTTCACCAATTTTGATAATAATTCAAGCATTTTCTATCAAAATCTGGAGGATGGAAATTATGTAACGGATGTTTCGAAGAGTAATGAATTTAAGTACAATGAGAAAAATTATGCTGCTTACTTCAGTCTTGAAAAATCCTTCAATGAGAAATGGTCTGTAAAAGCAGGGCTTCGTTATGAATATTCTGTAGTGAAAGGAAATTCTCTCACTTCCGGACAACAATCGGAAAGTTCCTATGGGAATTTTTTCCCTACCGCTTATGTGAGTTATAAGAGTGATGAGAATAATACATTCAGTCTTAATTATTCCAAAAGGATTGATAGACCTGGGTTTCGTGCCATCAATCCGTATCGCTGGTACACCAATATAAATTCTTATTTTACCGGGAATCCTTTCTTACAGCCGTCTATCAATCATAATTTTGAATTTTCCCATGTCTACAAAGGGAAATTATCCACCACCCTTTATTTTCAGAGAACATTGGATGGATTTGGACAGCTGGCCAGCCTGTCCGGGGAAAGCAGAACGAGTACTTTTTTCAATTACTATAACCAAAACAGTATAGGTGCTACAATAAATTATTCCAATACATTCTTTAAACGTTGGGAAACCAATTATTCTGCAGATATTGCTTACAGCAGTATGGAGGTGTTTGCTACAGATGCCTTAACAAAGAAAGGATATAGCTATGTGTTCGATTTTCAGAATAATATATCACTGGATAAGAAAAAAAATATTCAGCTTATTGCCAACTATTGGCTCCGTCTTCCTTCCAATTTTGGAAATAAATATTCTGCTTTTGTAGGAAATTTTGTAGCAGGATTCAAGATGAACCTTATGGATAAAAATCTGCAGATGAGTGTCATTGTTTCCGATATTTTCAAGCAGGCAAGAAGTAGAGGAGAAATCTATTTTACAACTGGAACACATTATTTTAATAATTACTATGATGCCAGAAGGCTCACTGTATCAGTAACCTATACTTTCGGAAATAAAAAGGTAAAAGGAGTACGCCGTAATGTGAATTTTGACGAGAAAGATAGAGCGAATTAA
- a CDS encoding discoidin/SUN/FTP domain-containing protein: MKKGLFVLSLLMTQIIDAQNHSQPKDHTTTLQEVIASPHIKADRIFDFSTKVEIIPQSPGDKIYYMMMDANDVNKKKKFIVYKKPFTISRTTRIQAYTERKREKSSIATANFNRRPNYWEVTTLSKVDPQYEATGKLALIDGIRGDIDWKKGDWQGYLGHNFEAVIDFQSPLQITQISSTYLQDNKARIIMPKKVEYYASMNAKDFILLNTIDNDIDPKDEKIQTKDFTTEILPTEARYLKVKAYYFGKLPGWHQKTGGETYIFVDEISV, encoded by the coding sequence ATGAAAAAAGGACTGTTTGTATTGTCTTTATTGATGACCCAGATTATTGATGCACAAAATCATTCTCAACCTAAAGATCATACTACTACTCTTCAGGAGGTCATTGCTTCTCCTCACATTAAAGCAGACAGAATCTTTGATTTTTCTACAAAAGTTGAGATCATTCCACAAAGTCCGGGTGATAAAATTTATTATATGATGATGGATGCTAATGATGTCAATAAAAAAAAGAAATTCATAGTTTACAAAAAGCCATTCACTATCAGCAGGACCACACGGATTCAAGCCTATACAGAAAGAAAAAGGGAAAAAAGCTCAATTGCAACTGCAAATTTCAACAGAAGACCTAATTACTGGGAAGTAACCACTCTTTCAAAAGTTGATCCTCAATATGAAGCCACCGGAAAATTAGCATTAATCGATGGGATCAGAGGGGATATAGACTGGAAAAAAGGAGACTGGCAGGGATATCTGGGACACAATTTTGAAGCGGTAATCGATTTTCAGTCCCCTTTGCAAATCACCCAGATTTCCTCTACTTATCTTCAGGACAATAAGGCACGTATTATAATGCCTAAAAAAGTAGAATACTATGCCTCCATGAACGCTAAAGATTTTATTTTACTGAATACTATAGACAATGATATTGATCCCAAAGATGAAAAAATTCAGACCAAAGATTTTACCACAGAAATTCTTCCTACCGAAGCAAGATACCTTAAAGTAAAAGCTTATTATTTTGGAAAACTTCCCGGATGGCATCAGAAAACTGGTGGTGAAACATATATCTTTGTTGATGAAATTTCTGTATAA
- a CDS encoding phytanoyl-CoA dioxygenase family protein, producing the protein MSLTNLSHSKSHIEKYGFSVINEVFAEAEVAQIINVLDTIDTSKENFRKSGDLFAIRQFLKEVPEIKNLIFNDNIQNLIKEIFGDRYFVVKSIYFDKPETSNWYVAYHQDLTISVDKKLELPNFGPWTTKQNQFAVQPPLSILENIYTIRIHLDDTDEHNGALKVVPDSHAKGIYRPETIDWNIETEEVCKVERGGVMLMKPLTLHGSNRTTNGKKRRVIHIEFSDMELPEVLQWAERMN; encoded by the coding sequence ATGAGTTTAACAAACTTATCACATTCTAAAAGCCATATTGAAAAATATGGCTTTTCAGTTATTAATGAAGTATTTGCAGAGGCAGAAGTTGCTCAAATCATTAACGTTCTTGATACTATAGACACTTCAAAAGAGAACTTTAGGAAATCTGGAGACCTATTTGCTATCAGACAGTTTTTAAAAGAAGTTCCGGAGATTAAAAACCTCATCTTTAATGACAATATTCAAAACCTCATCAAGGAAATATTTGGTGATCGATATTTTGTGGTAAAAAGTATCTATTTTGATAAACCGGAAACTTCCAATTGGTATGTGGCTTATCATCAGGATCTGACCATTTCAGTTGATAAAAAGCTGGAGCTACCTAATTTTGGCCCTTGGACTACAAAGCAGAATCAGTTTGCTGTACAACCACCATTAAGTATTTTAGAAAACATCTATACGATCAGAATTCACCTGGATGATACGGATGAACATAACGGAGCTTTAAAAGTAGTTCCTGACTCTCATGCAAAGGGAATTTACAGACCGGAAACTATAGACTGGAATATAGAAACTGAAGAGGTTTGTAAGGTTGAGAGAGGTGGTGTAATGCTTATGAAACCTCTTACGCTGCATGGCTCAAACCGAACAACCAACGGGAAAAAAAGAAGAGTCATTCACATTGAATTTTCTGATATGGAGCTGCCGGAAGTGTTGCAATGGGCAGAAAGAATGAATTAA
- a CDS encoding dicarboxylate/amino acid:cation symporter has translation MKGQNKLFIAIIIALILGVGIGGIVHVQYPESAVPFSKNIKLLGTVFIRLVQMIIAPLVFTTLVVGIAKMSDIKMIGRVGTKAMLWFISASLISLFIGLILVNWLEPGHVTKLPVQDVASAEDLLKSSKSFSLEDFVKHMIPKSLFEAFATNEVLQIVVFAIMFGVALANLGEEYSKPVVKLFDIIAHGILKMVGYIMWFAPLGVLGAIAAVVATNGFEIFKVYAIYLRDFFFALGVLWLVLLLVGYFILGNRLFDLLKRIKEPLLIAFSTTSSEAVFPKLVEELEKFGCNSRVVSFILPLGYSFNLDGSMMYMTFASIFIAQIYGIEMTIGQQITMLLVLMLTSKGIAGVPRASLVIIVATCSMFGIPPEGIALILPIDHFCDMGRSMTNVLGNTLATSAVSKWEGQLTEPLDKI, from the coding sequence ATGAAAGGACAGAATAAACTTTTTATAGCAATTATCATCGCGCTTATCCTGGGAGTAGGAATTGGAGGAATTGTACATGTGCAGTATCCAGAAAGCGCAGTACCTTTTTCCAAGAACATCAAACTGCTGGGAACGGTTTTCATTAGGCTGGTACAGATGATTATTGCACCTTTGGTATTTACTACACTTGTTGTGGGAATTGCTAAAATGAGTGACATCAAAATGATCGGAAGAGTAGGAACAAAAGCAATGCTTTGGTTTATTTCCGCTTCTTTGATTTCTCTTTTTATCGGGTTGATACTTGTGAATTGGCTGGAGCCGGGGCATGTAACTAAATTACCGGTTCAGGACGTTGCTTCAGCAGAAGATCTTTTGAAAAGCAGTAAAAGTTTTTCATTAGAAGACTTTGTAAAGCATATGATTCCTAAAAGTTTATTTGAAGCCTTTGCAACCAATGAAGTATTGCAGATTGTAGTGTTTGCGATTATGTTCGGAGTTGCTTTAGCTAATTTAGGAGAAGAATACTCTAAACCAGTGGTAAAACTTTTTGATATCATAGCTCATGGTATTCTTAAAATGGTAGGATATATCATGTGGTTTGCCCCTTTAGGAGTATTGGGAGCAATTGCAGCTGTGGTAGCTACGAATGGCTTTGAAATCTTTAAAGTGTATGCCATCTATCTGAGAGACTTCTTTTTTGCATTGGGTGTCCTTTGGCTGGTTCTTTTATTGGTAGGATATTTTATCTTAGGTAACAGATTATTTGATTTATTAAAAAGAATCAAAGAGCCGTTATTAATTGCATTCTCTACAACCAGTTCAGAAGCGGTATTCCCGAAATTGGTAGAAGAGCTTGAAAAATTCGGTTGTAACAGTAGAGTCGTATCTTTTATTTTACCTTTAGGATATTCTTTTAACCTGGATGGGAGTATGATGTATATGACATTTGCCTCTATTTTTATTGCTCAGATCTATGGAATTGAAATGACAATCGGACAACAGATCACAATGCTTTTAGTATTGATGCTAACTTCAAAAGGAATTGCCGGAGTTCCGAGAGCTTCTTTGGTAATTATCGTAGCAACCTGCTCAATGTTCGGAATTCCACCAGAAGGAATTGCTTTAATCTTACCGATTGACCACTTCTGTGATATGGGAAGAAGTATGACCAACGTATTAGGAAATACGCTGGCTACATCAGCAGTATCGAAGTGGGAAGGACAATTAACCGAACCTTTAGACAAAATTTAA
- a CDS encoding BON domain-containing protein, with product MKKTIAMAALAVAVSFGAVSCKKKVSDADLQTQATTVVTSNPNASVEVKEGVAHLSGTFADQQSKDAMIAQLKAIKGVKEVMDMSKIEVAPAPVETKSAVDPAVQKKVQDAVKDFPTVKVEVINDELTLTGNVSKEQAKKIKQSVDALKVGKVKFNYTVK from the coding sequence ATGAAAAAAACTATCGCAATGGCTGCATTAGCTGTAGCTGTATCTTTCGGGGCAGTTTCTTGTAAGAAAAAAGTTTCTGATGCCGATCTTCAGACTCAGGCTACCACTGTAGTAACATCTAATCCCAATGCTTCTGTTGAAGTAAAAGAAGGTGTGGCTCACTTAAGCGGAACTTTCGCGGATCAACAATCTAAAGATGCTATGATAGCCCAATTAAAGGCAATTAAAGGAGTAAAAGAGGTAATGGACATGTCTAAAATTGAAGTAGCTCCAGCACCTGTTGAAACTAAATCTGCTGTAGATCCTGCTGTTCAGAAAAAAGTTCAGGATGCAGTAAAAGATTTCCCTACAGTAAAAGTAGAAGTTATCAATGACGAGCTTACTCTTACAGGAAATGTTTCTAAAGAACAGGCTAAGAAAATTAAGCAGTCTGTAGATGCGTTAAAAGTTGGTAAAGTAAAATTTAACTACACAGTAAAATAA
- a CDS encoding SH3 domain-containing protein, with translation MSTLQDKYSGVVSAAQSAGISNLQVQEQDGILYVSGDASNTAAKDAVWNALGAIDSTYSASDINIDVQVAGLASGASLTVATDESNLNIRQEPSTEAAVVGKAAKGSAVTLIEQTSDDWWKVKTADGQEGYAYSRYLRA, from the coding sequence ATGAGCACATTACAAGATAAATATTCAGGCGTAGTTTCAGCAGCTCAGTCTGCTGGGATTTCAAACTTACAGGTTCAGGAACAGGACGGAATTTTATATGTTTCCGGAGATGCTTCCAATACAGCAGCGAAAGATGCTGTTTGGAATGCTTTAGGAGCTATTGATTCTACCTACTCTGCTTCAGATATCAATATTGATGTACAGGTTGCAGGTCTTGCTTCAGGGGCTTCTCTTACTGTAGCTACAGATGAATCTAATCTGAACATCAGACAAGAGCCTTCTACGGAAGCTGCTGTAGTTGGAAAAGCTGCAAAAGGTTCTGCTGTAACGCTAATTGAGCAGACTTCTGATGACTGGTGGAAAGTAAAAACTGCTGACGGCCAGGAAGGATATGCATATTCAAGATATTTAAGAGCATAA